One Desulfovibrio sp. Fe33 DNA segment encodes these proteins:
- a CDS encoding glycosyltransferase family 4 protein: protein MKVLLLDLGRIMRGGQRQVFYLARALNRAKGFEPLVAVPGDSPLIPLLEADSIPFAALPSHNDYNPMNIFRVLGIIKSFKPDVVHSNDAKGASLAALAKKLRNTFRLVHSRRVSYRLKPGWSRNKYLMGDALVAVSREIQEVLVSCGVPEEKTTVIHSGIDPTMYTAESRRHPVLTLGAVGALSSQKGFEVLIEALAHLRKSSDMPNWQCMIAGEGPMQQDLKRQAEKLDLADSILFLGYRDSREVLPEIDILTVPSVDGEGSNAVIKEGWATRTPVITSDLPSNLELVTHEHDGLVFKNRDAADLAASIVRLVNDPELNERLVANGAESVVGYTDKAMADRYMALYKGLRS, encoded by the coding sequence TTGAAGGTTTTGTTACTCGACCTGGGCAGAATCATGCGCGGCGGCCAGCGCCAGGTATTCTATCTGGCACGCGCCCTGAATCGCGCCAAAGGATTTGAGCCCCTGGTCGCAGTGCCCGGCGATTCTCCCTTGATCCCCCTGCTGGAGGCCGACTCCATCCCCTTCGCCGCACTGCCCTCCCACAACGACTACAATCCCATGAATATTTTCCGGGTGCTCGGGATCATCAAATCCTTCAAGCCCGACGTGGTTCACTCGAACGATGCCAAAGGCGCTTCCCTGGCCGCTCTGGCCAAGAAACTGCGCAACACGTTCCGCCTGGTCCACAGCCGCCGTGTATCCTACCGGCTCAAGCCGGGCTGGAGCAGGAACAAATACCTCATGGGCGACGCCTTGGTGGCCGTCAGCCGCGAAATCCAGGAAGTCCTGGTGAGTTGCGGAGTGCCGGAAGAAAAAACCACCGTGATCCACAGCGGCATCGATCCGACCATGTACACCGCCGAATCGCGCAGGCACCCTGTCCTGACGCTGGGCGCAGTGGGCGCGCTCAGTTCCCAAAAAGGATTCGAGGTCCTCATTGAGGCCCTGGCGCACCTGCGCAAGTCCTCCGACATGCCGAACTGGCAGTGCATGATAGCGGGTGAAGGACCCATGCAGCAGGACCTGAAACGACAGGCCGAAAAACTCGATCTGGCCGACTCCATCCTTTTCCTGGGATACCGGGACAGCCGTGAAGTCCTGCCCGAAATAGACATCCTGACCGTCCCCTCCGTGGACGGCGAAGGGTCCAACGCGGTCATCAAGGAAGGCTGGGCCACCAGGACTCCGGTCATCACCTCGGATTTGCCCTCCAACCTGGAACTCGTCACCCATGAACATGACGGGCTGGTCTTCAAGAATCGCGACGCGGCCGACCTGGCTGCGAGCATTGTGCGCCTGGTCAACGACCCCGAATTGAACGAACGGCTGGTCGCCAACGGCGCGGAATCGGTCGTCGGATACACGGACAAGGCCATGGCCGACCGGTACATGGCCCTGTACAAGGGACTTCGAAGCTGA
- a CDS encoding metal-dependent hydrolase — protein sequence MSDYRGHLAGGLFFGVMGLVGVILLGWMAFDPLQAAGLLGFCLLGALFPDVDTNSKGQNLYYAVFVLVDLGLILKGLYVWAAWFGLFSMLPAVGSHRGWTHTWWAMLLVPLPIVIIPFFMQEQELARYFAPFYAAFVVGYFSHLILDGEFK from the coding sequence ATGTCTGATTACAGAGGACATCTCGCCGGAGGGCTTTTTTTCGGCGTCATGGGACTGGTCGGCGTGATTCTTCTCGGCTGGATGGCCTTTGATCCGCTTCAGGCCGCCGGGTTGCTCGGCTTCTGCCTGCTTGGCGCGCTTTTCCCGGACGTGGACACCAACTCAAAGGGACAGAATCTCTATTACGCCGTCTTCGTGCTGGTCGATTTGGGGTTGATCCTCAAAGGCCTGTATGTCTGGGCCGCCTGGTTCGGCCTTTTTTCCATGTTGCCGGCAGTGGGGTCTCATCGCGGCTGGACCCACACCTGGTGGGCCATGCTGCTGGTGCCGCTGCCCATCGTCATCATCCCTTTCTTCATGCAGGAGCAGGAACTGGCCCGTTACTTCGCGCCATTTTATGCCGCCTTTGTGGTCGGCTACTTTTCCCACCTGATCCTGGACGGAGAATTCAAGTAA
- a CDS encoding TetR/AcrR family transcriptional regulator, translating into MTKKERILLAAQELFARYGYAGTTMKMVAEQAGVASGLVFHYYESKEKLFMVAGAGLIDNMVSVLHDATSETTSGCEAMGVFVRAYLDFTTEHEKTFPTIIRCSPFSDDNPDLDRERIATKFLDLINIIEDLLRRGIEDGSIRDLPVPQTAFMIYGVIVGAVRTRFLTPYDIPGLYAEAREFVLRSVCA; encoded by the coding sequence ATGACGAAGAAGGAAAGAATCCTGCTGGCAGCCCAGGAATTGTTCGCTCGTTACGGTTATGCCGGAACGACCATGAAGATGGTCGCCGAGCAGGCCGGAGTGGCTTCGGGCCTGGTCTTTCATTATTACGAGTCCAAAGAAAAGCTCTTCATGGTGGCTGGAGCAGGACTGATCGACAACATGGTTTCCGTGTTGCATGACGCCACTTCCGAAACCACCTCGGGCTGCGAAGCCATGGGCGTTTTCGTCAGGGCCTATCTGGATTTCACCACCGAGCATGAGAAGACGTTCCCCACTATCATTCGGTGTTCGCCCTTCAGCGACGATAACCCGGATCTGGACCGCGAAAGGATCGCCACCAAGTTCCTGGACCTGATTAACATCATCGAGGATCTGCTGCGGCGGGGTATCGAGGACGGCTCCATACGCGATCTGCCGGTTCCCCAGACTGCATTCATGATTTACGGAGTCATCGTGGGCGCGGTTCGTACCCGGTTCCTGACGCCTTACGACATCCCTGGACTGTACGCCGAGGCGCGCGAGTTCGTCCTGCGCAGCGTCTGCGCCTAG